A portion of the Macaca thibetana thibetana isolate TM-01 chromosome 9, ASM2454274v1, whole genome shotgun sequence genome contains these proteins:
- the MSS51 gene encoding putative protein MSS51 homolog, mitochondrial isoform X2, with product MAPRSRRRRHRKPPSSVAPIIMTPTTIVTPMPLTPSKPGPSIDTLGFFSLDDNVPGLSQLILQKLNMKSYEEYKLVVDGGTPVSGFGFRCPQEMFQRMEDTFRFCAHCRVLPSGLSDSKVLRHCKRCRNVYYCGPECQRSDWPAHRRVCQELRLVAVDRLMEWLLVTGDFVLPSGPWPWPPEAVQDWDSWFSMKGLHLDATLDAVLVSHAVTTLWASVGRPRPDPDVLQGSLKRLLTDVLSRPLTLGLGLRALEIDVRRIGGSTVHVVGASHVETFLTRPGDYDELGHMFPGHLGLRVVMVGVDVANGFSQSTSTSPLEPGTIQLSAHKGLYHDFWEEQVETGQTDHPDLVAAFHPGFHSSPDLMEAWLPTLLLLRDYKIPTLITVYSHQELVSSLQILVELDTHITAYGANPFMSLKPEQVYSNPNKQPVYCSAYYIMFLGSSCQLDNSQLEEKVDGGI from the exons ATGGCTCCACGGTCCCGGCGACGAAGGCACAGGAAACCTCCCTCATCAGTGGCTCCCATCATTATGACCCCAACCACAATTGTGACCCCTATGCCTCTGACCCCCTCAAAACCGGGCCCTAGCATTGACACACTTGGCTTCTTCTCCTTGGATGATAATGTTCCTGGCCTATCACAGCTGATCCTTCAAAAGCTGAACATGAAAAGCTATGAAGAATACAA GTTGGTGGTAGATGGGGGTACCCCTGTATCAGGCTTTGGATTTCGATGTCCTCAAGAAATGTTCCAGAGGATGGAAGACACATTTCGATTCTGTGCTCACTGTAGAGTACTCCCTAGTGGCCTTTCAGACTCCAAGGTTCTCCGGCACTGTAAGAG GTGCAGAAATGTCTATTACTGTGGTCCGGAGTGCCAGAGGTCAGACTGGCCTGCACACAGGAGGGTTTGTCAAGAGCTTCGTCTTGTGGCCGTGGACCGTCTCATGGAATGGCTTCTGGTCACAG GTGATTTTGTCCTACCCTCAGGACCTTGGCCATGGCCCCCTGAAGCTGTACAGGACTGGGACTCCTGGTTTTCTATGAAGGGGTTACACCTAGATGCTACACTGGATGCTGTGCTAGTCAGTCATGCCGTGACCACTTTATGGGCCAGTGTAGGACGGCCAAGGCCAGACCCAGATGTCCTGCAGGGATCTTTGAAGCGGCTGCTGACAGATGTCCTGTCACGGCCCTTGACTCTGGGCCTAGGACTTAGGGCCTTGGAGATAGATGTTAGGAGGATTGGGGGAAGCACAGTGCATGTGGTTGGTGCTTCCCATGTGGAGACATTTCTTACTCGCCCTGGGGACTATGATGAACTTGGCCACATGTTTCCTGGGCACCTTGGACTCCGTGTGGTCATGGTGGGTGTAGACGTGGCTAATGGCTTTTCACAGAGCACCTCAACTTCACCCCTGGAACCTGGCACAATTCAGCTTAGTGCCCACAAGGGCCTCTATCATGACTTCTGGGAGGAGCAAGTAGAGACTGGGCAGACAGACCATCCAGATTTGGTGGCAGCATTCCATCCAG GTTTCCATTCCTCCCCAGACTTGATGGAGGCTTGGCTGCCCACCCTGCTGCTACTTCGTGACTATAAGATTCCTACATTGATTACTGTTTACAG TCATCAGGAGTTGGTAtcctctttgcagattctggtgGAACTGGATACACACATCACTGCCTATGGGGCTAATCCTTTCATGTCCCTCAAACCTGAACAGGTCTATTCCAACCCCAACAAGCAGCCAGTATACTGCAGTGCATATTATATCATGTTTCTTGGAAGCTCCTGTCAGCTGGATAATAGTCAATTAGAAGAGAAAGTGGATGGTGGGATTTAA
- the MSS51 gene encoding putative protein MSS51 homolog, mitochondrial isoform X1 gives MRQGRRTAQSHSQIVTECRLISTSKLTTSPRITGQAMAPRSRRRRHRKPPSSVAPIIMTPTTIVTPMPLTPSKPGPSIDTLGFFSLDDNVPGLSQLILQKLNMKSYEEYKLVVDGGTPVSGFGFRCPQEMFQRMEDTFRFCAHCRVLPSGLSDSKVLRHCKRCRNVYYCGPECQRSDWPAHRRVCQELRLVAVDRLMEWLLVTGDFVLPSGPWPWPPEAVQDWDSWFSMKGLHLDATLDAVLVSHAVTTLWASVGRPRPDPDVLQGSLKRLLTDVLSRPLTLGLGLRALEIDVRRIGGSTVHVVGASHVETFLTRPGDYDELGHMFPGHLGLRVVMVGVDVANGFSQSTSTSPLEPGTIQLSAHKGLYHDFWEEQVETGQTDHPDLVAAFHPGFHSSPDLMEAWLPTLLLLRDYKIPTLITVYSHQELVSSLQILVELDTHITAYGANPFMSLKPEQVYSNPNKQPVYCSAYYIMFLGSSCQLDNSQLEEKVDGGI, from the exons ATGAGACAGGGAAGGAGGACAGCACAGAGTCACAGCCAGATAGTGACTGAGTGTAGGCTTATTTCTACCTCAAAACTTACCACT TCTCCACGTATCACTGGACAGGCCATGGCTCCACGGTCCCGGCGACGAAGGCACAGGAAACCTCCCTCATCAGTGGCTCCCATCATTATGACCCCAACCACAATTGTGACCCCTATGCCTCTGACCCCCTCAAAACCGGGCCCTAGCATTGACACACTTGGCTTCTTCTCCTTGGATGATAATGTTCCTGGCCTATCACAGCTGATCCTTCAAAAGCTGAACATGAAAAGCTATGAAGAATACAA GTTGGTGGTAGATGGGGGTACCCCTGTATCAGGCTTTGGATTTCGATGTCCTCAAGAAATGTTCCAGAGGATGGAAGACACATTTCGATTCTGTGCTCACTGTAGAGTACTCCCTAGTGGCCTTTCAGACTCCAAGGTTCTCCGGCACTGTAAGAG GTGCAGAAATGTCTATTACTGTGGTCCGGAGTGCCAGAGGTCAGACTGGCCTGCACACAGGAGGGTTTGTCAAGAGCTTCGTCTTGTGGCCGTGGACCGTCTCATGGAATGGCTTCTGGTCACAG GTGATTTTGTCCTACCCTCAGGACCTTGGCCATGGCCCCCTGAAGCTGTACAGGACTGGGACTCCTGGTTTTCTATGAAGGGGTTACACCTAGATGCTACACTGGATGCTGTGCTAGTCAGTCATGCCGTGACCACTTTATGGGCCAGTGTAGGACGGCCAAGGCCAGACCCAGATGTCCTGCAGGGATCTTTGAAGCGGCTGCTGACAGATGTCCTGTCACGGCCCTTGACTCTGGGCCTAGGACTTAGGGCCTTGGAGATAGATGTTAGGAGGATTGGGGGAAGCACAGTGCATGTGGTTGGTGCTTCCCATGTGGAGACATTTCTTACTCGCCCTGGGGACTATGATGAACTTGGCCACATGTTTCCTGGGCACCTTGGACTCCGTGTGGTCATGGTGGGTGTAGACGTGGCTAATGGCTTTTCACAGAGCACCTCAACTTCACCCCTGGAACCTGGCACAATTCAGCTTAGTGCCCACAAGGGCCTCTATCATGACTTCTGGGAGGAGCAAGTAGAGACTGGGCAGACAGACCATCCAGATTTGGTGGCAGCATTCCATCCAG GTTTCCATTCCTCCCCAGACTTGATGGAGGCTTGGCTGCCCACCCTGCTGCTACTTCGTGACTATAAGATTCCTACATTGATTACTGTTTACAG TCATCAGGAGTTGGTAtcctctttgcagattctggtgGAACTGGATACACACATCACTGCCTATGGGGCTAATCCTTTCATGTCCCTCAAACCTGAACAGGTCTATTCCAACCCCAACAAGCAGCCAGTATACTGCAGTGCATATTATATCATGTTTCTTGGAAGCTCCTGTCAGCTGGATAATAGTCAATTAGAAGAGAAAGTGGATGGTGGGATTTAA